From the genome of Saccharomyces eubayanus strain FM1318 chromosome X, whole genome shotgun sequence, one region includes:
- the OSI1 gene encoding Osi1p, with protein MSSPSKTTYFIIGGNRGIGFNLVKTLSASTDNVVIASFRGLPSLPKNKQLEDLKKSRDNIHTVQLDVTDDESVNKIADEIRKTPSFQGIDIFIANSGISNSYYEVLKAPKKVWIDHYTTNALGPILTLQKVYPLLLLKKTRKLFFISSXAGSIXXYVPJXVXAYGQSKAALNFAIKELSFELKPEGFTXVAFHPGMVTTDMGQZGLDXFAXKXTDISSXXXXXXXXXXXXXXXXXXXXXXXXXXXXXXXXXXXXXXXXXXXXXXXXXXXXXXJXYSXIYGNLSSTPYF; from the coding sequence ATGAGCAGCCcatcaaaaacaacttaCTTTATTATCGGCGGTAACCGTGGAATTGGTTTCAACTTAGTCAAAACCTTGAGTGCCTCTACAGACAATGTTGTTATAGCTTCTTTTCGTGGATTACCTTCGCTGCCCAAGAATAAACAGttggaagatttgaagaaaagtaGAGACAATATTCATACTGTGCAGCTTGACGTTACCGACGACGAAAGTGTCAATAAAATTGCAGATGAAATTAGGAAAACACCATCATTCCAGGGYattgatatttttattgcaAAYTCTGGGATCTCGAATTCCTACTATGAGGTCTTAAAGGCCCCAAAAAAGGTTTGGATTGACCATTACACGACCAATGCTTTAGGACCAATATTGACTCTTCAGAAGGTGTACcctttgcttcttttgaaaaagactAGGAAATTATTYTTCATTTCCAGCSTYGCRGGGTCYATCRMTGSTTATGTRCCAMTTKCTGTTKCTGCYTACGGWCAGTCGAAAGCYGCYTTRAATTTTGCYATAAAGGAACTAAGTTTTGAATTGAARCCTGARGGCTTCACTGYTGTTGCKTTCCACCCYGGTATGGTAACCACTGATATGGGYCAASARGGTTTRGATASTTTTGCGRAAAAAKGYACAGATATCAGCTCWWTMARSKYTWTWAMRSYYRWKRMAMSCGMKYMSRSMKYWKYYWMWKTKKTTRRYRWMWTWWSMMMWRWAYMWMMYGRRRASWWYRKRRAKTWYSWYGRYWRTRAKGRYASYKWYWKWRYTTKYKMRRYKRRYKYARMARWTRKMWSMGKKAWMMYMWWRKWWMTAMAATATAGCWGAATATATGGTAATTTGAGCTCTACGCCCTATTTTTAA